Genomic window (Dasypus novemcinctus isolate mDasNov1 chromosome 10, mDasNov1.1.hap2, whole genome shotgun sequence):
TAGAGAGGTATAAAGAAATGCCATTTGAAATGGACACAGACCTATCTCCCTCTCTGGAAAGCAAAGCATGGGGACGAGAAAAGCAGGATTCTGGATGAACTGAGACGGGGAGGGGAGTGAGATTTAAGAAGCCAGGACCCCTCCACCCCTCCAAACACAGTTATACATACCAATAGATGCTACAAAATTCTCTTCCTTTAAGCTCCTGGTGTCTAGTTCCTTAGGACCCTTTCCTGCAGTACTTGGTGCCCAAGGTCCCAGCTGGGGAACTCTCAGCTGTGCCATAGTCTTTGGGTCTCCCCTGGCAGTCAGGCCAGGATCCTTGCCAACTGGTGTACTGACACTCTCTGTTGGACTTCTTTTCCGCTTGTCTGGTTCTGGGAAAAGATCAATATAAAAAGTAGTCAAATGAGGTTAGTAGGTGGGAAGCAAGGTATGGAGAAGCAAGGATACAGGAGGGTGTGGAATGGAAGAAGTGCAAGGAAAGCCGGCCTCTTATTTGTATGATGGAGAAATATCTGCTATATATAAACACGCACTAGAAAATAAAATCCCAAAGCCTGATGGGAAGCAGCTTGTTGGGAAATCAGTCATAGGGATAAGTAAGCTCCCTTTGGGAGACACGAGGCCCACCTGGCACAATCCCTACCTTTACTGTAGTAGTGGGTCTGAGCGATCTCCAGAAGCCCAAAGATGCTGGCCATGCCGCCCAGACCTGCATGGGCATAGGACTGCTCCAGACTGAGGACTGTACACTTGAGCAGGTCTAACATCCCCTTGTACACCTTTCGGCTGATCTCCTGCAACAATAACCCAGGGGCTAGAGTCGGCAAAATTGCCTTTGGTGCCCATGTCCCACCTGCCAGTTGATTCCAACTCCCAACTCCACACACTGACCACATCTGGGATGATGTCCTGCCGGGAATCCTCCTCTGACTGTACTGTGCGGTTCAGCTTGCTCAGGACAAAGACCCGCAGCTGCTCACTCTCCAGCAGCCGCCGTACCTTCTTCATGTTGAGCCAGCCAACACCCTGGCCATCCAGCACACTGTGCACCACCTCCTTCAGGAACTGCTGGTTCTCACTAGGAGGGTCACATACCACCTCTGTGGTCATCAGCTCCTTTGCAGAGCATTCCCCCTGTCACCACACTAGATATTGCCTCCAGGGCCAAAACACAAAGTCAAGTCTCTAAATGGCCAATTCTAGCACATACCCCACCTCTCCAGATAACCTGGGGTGCCTGAGTACCCACCACAGCTGTTTCACTGTCAACACTGTAAGCTATTATGCTTGCCTGGGATTGAATCAGAATGGGAAGTGCTGGCAGGAAATTCATTTCATCTCTACCCTACTGAGAGCTTTTCTCCCACTCTCGAGTATCCCTAAAGTTTTGTCTAGGAACCACTACCTCTACCCAAGAACTTTGAAATGTGTTCTGCCATTTTTATTACCTAGAATTGCTGGATCGGCCCTGGGGTGATGGaggctctcttttcactgtcGGGCTGTGCTTAATGACAGATGACTTCTGATCCACTAAGGCCCTCCTGTTCCCTATAAGCCgggaagacaggaaagagagataTCACTATCGTAGCTTGGACGCTGGCGTGAGCACAGCCCTGGGCGGCCACGttccacacccactcccctgccGGGCTGGGTGAAGGTGGCACCAGGGCATCACACACAGGTAAAAACCAGCCATGGCAATGTggaggaggtggggatggagacTCAGGCCACTCCACATGCACCAGCAGCAGGCCCCATGGGCAAGCATGGGTGTCACGGGGGACGGGGCAAGGCAGGTCACTCATATGATGCCGCTTGCTCCATGAGGAGGATGGCCCTCAGGCAGGCACGGAAGATGCTAGGAAAAGAGAGGTCATGCACAGCTCACAGGCGAGACCCACCTTCGCCACTCCCGGGGCCGGCGTCAGTAACAATCTCCATTAGAGTATTTAGCCCAAATACTGGGACACAAAATACACAATTAGTAGGTGCACCACAATACCCCAATCCCTGTACCCCTCAATGGAGTTGTAAGTTAGATCATCTGAGCGTAATCACAAAGCTTGAAGAGTGCGTATAACCTGGGTTCTTGGGCACCTCGGAGCTGGAAGCCTGATCCAGGTGATCAGGAATCAAACAAGGCTCTAGGAAAGGCCACCCCTTAAGACCATGGCCTCACAAAACCTGTACGGACAGGGCAAATGACACGAGGAGCCTTTGCGTACTACACAGGCACATGCATGAAGGAGGGACCACTAGGTTTTCATTAAACATCCAGCATGGGGGTCCAGAGGGCTTGCAGGTATGCACAGGGAAGGGCCCTATCTGGCAGGCCCCAtcgtggagtggggtggggttgtGGGGGTACGAGATGGGAGGTGGATGGGAGGTATAAGCGCATCAAATGAGGTGAAGCTTTGGCATGCAATGAAAGAGTTATCAATTGCTCTCCTCTTCAAATGCATCAAAGGGAAAGCCAGGGGCACTAACACCTTTCCTTCCCTAACCCACCAGTCCTGTGTGGGCTCACTGGAGCAGGGCTACTTAAGTTCCTACATCACTAATGAGGAAGTCCTTTTgctcattgattttatttttccatccccAAGAAGGAACATTCCTTCAACTCCTGGCATTTTTATTCACTGGGGATGAGGGGTTACTTAAAGAAAACGTGGTGTTGCTTCTCACTGTACTTCCTACCATAATGAAATATCAGCATAAGATccagaaaaagtaaacaaaagtcAGATTAAATTCAGAAGAGTCCCTCAAACTGCGAGTGATTGCAAAGGAAATTCATGTAAAATCTTAACTGTCTTAGAAGTCAACCAACACTCCCTGGCTGGCCATAGGCCCTAGGTTGGCATGTGGCCAAAGTAAGAGGTTTCGTGACTCTGAGGACACTGCCAGACTCTCCACCACCATCCCCTGGTAGGCCAGCTCCTCAGGATGGGGTTCATTCTGAAGTTCAGGCAGTAGGGACCAGGCAGATGACTAGTGGTACCTGGTGATCCCTGTTAATCACGTACCTCTGACAAAAGTTCCCCCAGAAGCAGCACTCATCCCACAGATGTCAGTGTCCTAGATGACATAACAGGGCCTTTTTTAGCTACAAAGGTAGTTCCCATCTGAcaaacatcagaaaccatgatgTGCAGTGAAAGCCATGAGAAGCCATAAAGGGAAACAGCCAGGTCAGATGAGTCATCATACACGGGGCTCCTGACAAGCACCATTGGCTAAAATAACTCCCAGAGAATCCTGGTTTGGCAAAAGGGGAGCTGCAGTTACCTTTCAGACTAGGGAAGGGCGTGGTCTTCTCTCGGGCACCTTTGGTGGGCAGCGTGAGGTTGGAAAGACTGAAGCTTGTACTATGGTTCCGATATAGGCTGCCTATCAATGGGAAGGCGTGAGAGCCATGAGTTAGGGGGATAAAACGATCAGGGCATTGCACTTCAATGACTttatcatcttcacctccctcctCTGCAAACGTAATCTCAGTGCCTCTTTCATGGAAAGGATCAAGTCTAACTTAAGGAGCCACTGCCAGGATTGCTCACAACCCAGTAACAATTCTAATTACCACCCATAATAATGGCCGAGTCCCTCATGCCCTGCTTATATAGCCTGAAAGCCAGGAGTCACTGTGCCTCAGAGCTGAAGTTGGTGTGGTCTCTGGCTTCTGAAAACACTAGCAATCCCAATTATCCCCTGGGTTGGCTCTCTGTAATCCCTAGTCTGTTGACATCTGTACCAATACCATCCCTCAAAACTGGAAATATTCTCTTATGTAAAAAAGTCAATCTCATATAGATTTCAAAGCATGTTATGAAAAAGCCCCTCATCATGTAGAAAAGATTTTCGATAAACACCCAAACCAAATGTGACCAAAATATTTCCACAAAATTTATGTACAAACGTATGATTTTGAATACAATGCATATTTTTCAGTTGACCATTCAGCTGCCTTACCAGAAACAGACTGAAGCCTCCAGCTGTAAAGGTAATGACGAGCTGTCCTTGTCCTTTATTGACCTCACCTGTAAGTACCTTATTTGTATCATCCAAATGATCTGAATCAGGGCTTGGTAATGCCAACTCAGCCCTAATTCTAAAGTCctaagcaccatttgctgaagccAGGCCCTACTGCTGAGAAAATGGACCAGAAGAATGAGTGAGCTTAAGGCACTTACTGGCGAAAGACATGATGCCCCCGAAGCCCTCGGTGCTGTTGTTGGAGACGGTGGAGGTGGGAGAACTTGCTCTTGAGTCTGACTCTGCATCTGAGTCACTTGCCAGTTTCAAGCTGTTGGGCCGCAGCAGCTTTTGAGCCCTTGGAATGCACAGTGGCACCTATGAGCCCCAGGCTGGGGTACCTAATCCTGGGAGTGTGGGCCTTAAGCTACACTGCAGTCACCTCTCCCTTCCCTAGATCAGAGTACCACCCTCTGGGGATGGCAGGACCACGAGAGCATTCAGACTTCTCAGGCTCTCTGATTAACCCTCACCCAGGGTCCACTTTAGTGAGGTCCTTCAGTCTACCACCTAGAAGGGATCCCCAGGCTCTCACCGATTGCCATTGACATGTTGGCTGAATCGGGGAGTGTAACTTTCCCCCTGCTCCTCATCATCTTCCTCAGGGGGAAAGCCATATTGGGGCTCGAAGTATGGATTGTCATAGGTTGGCCGGCGCACTGACCCCTCTCCAATTTCTGTCTGATGCTTGTCCACGTTCGACTTGCCAATGCTGGGAGGCACGGTAGGGAGGGGCTTGGAGACACCTACTGCTGTCTTATCATCCATCTCTGCCGAGTCAGCAGGTTCCTAAGGGCCATATTAAATAAAAAGTAGTCACCTGGTGTCCAGCGATGCCTTCCTATGTTCTCAGTTTGGCTGGGCCAGGCCCAGCCTGTCAGATTCTCAGCCCaaggaatgcatgggaaaaaaaatctctgtgACACCCCTGTTCTCTGTCATCATAAACTCTATAAGGGGGATCTTAGCTACACCCTGAACAAAGCCCAGTAACCTCCTACTGGAATCAAAACTGTTTCCGATAGGCTCTAAGCTATAGGATCTAAGGGAAAAGATAGGAAGGCTGTGAGAAAAAAGGCAAATTAATGGTTACAACGTGGCTTTCCTAATGGAGATGAGGCCCACATCCCAAGCAGCTCTCACTTGTCCACCCCTCCAAAGTCTCACGTACAGAGTTGGCTCCGTGGATGACAGTGCTGGGGCTACTGCTGGCGGTGGTGCTGGAGCTAGAGCGCAGTGGGGGGTTTTCCTGGGTGTTCTCGCCATCTGGACCAGGCTCTTCTGCTTCCTTCTGGTTCTGCAGCTCATCAATCTCTACCTCACTGGCATCCCCCAGTGCCGCATGTGTCAGAGGATCCATATCTGTCAAAGCCCAAGGATGGCAGGTATATATACCACCCCAGAACCCCTGAGCTGGCCAATTCCACAACCCCCTCCAGGACACTTACTAGGAGTATCACCATTGATATCGCATTTCATCATCTCGCTGACAAAGTCACCAAGGGATGAGTAGGAAGAACTTGAGTCATCGTAATCCATACTATCACTACCACTGCAGAATGAAGaacagaaaaaacagaaagaaggggCAAAGAAAAGAATCATCAGACTGctttaagggaaagaaaaaggtgAGCACCCCTATCTCAAGaccaaggaacaaaataaaataaggaagccAAGAAAAAACTATCAGCCAAAATATAACCCAAGGCTTCAAAGACTGATCAAAACCTTCCGAGATTTTGCCCCATTGTGCTAAAGAAGCGCTGGTGAGAGCTTCCTGGCCTTAAAGAAGTGTTCTGCTGTCATAAGAGACTGCTCACCTGTCATCAGTTGGGTCAGAGTCAGAGGCACGTTCTGGTGGCATACTCAGCGCGTCAGCCATCTGAGAATTGCTATCATAGACTCGGTAATGGATGGGCTGCAGCTGATGAGCATACCACTTTGGCTTGTCACCAATCAGGGCTGGATCGAACATATCTACCCaaggagggtggggtgggaagaaCAGCATTAGCAGCACGGGGAAAAAAGGCAAGCAGGAAAAGTCTAAAGCAAACAGGAACAGAAGGGGCAGCTCAAAGATGAGAAAGGGAAAAGGCAAAAGGAAGAGCAATCAGGACAAAGGCAGAAGGTGGGCCAAGCAGAGGGCAGGGGGACTCACTGTTGTGAATTCGCTGGAAGGCATAGTTGGTGGGATTAAGGATCCATTCTCCAAAGTACTCCACAGCCTGAGTCCTGGCCAATTTCTCAGCAAAAGCAGTCTGCCGGGGACGTGAGGCTAGAAAGGAGCCAGCTTGAAAAGCTACCACAGGTCGAGGGAAGAGACGCAGGGTACGTGTGTGCATCTGAAAGCCCTGTAGCACGTTGGGGGAGTTGAAGAAACGTACCATGGCCACTCTGGGGAAGAAGGGGGTGGTGAGATCATCTGAGTCCCAAACACTGCTGGGTAAGAAGGCCCAAGATCCAAAATCACCCCCCAAAGCCATCGGTTAACAGGATTCCAAAATCAAAGCAAGAGATACCTTCAAGAATTCTCCATCTCTCCACCCAAGGTTTAAAAGGCCTAAGAGTGTAATGAACTCTTTCCTCTTTGCTTTAAGAGAGATGGCAAATACAAGTCAAATATCATACCCactttataaataaagaaattctGGCTTAGGGAAGTAGTCTGCTCCAAGATcactgagagagaaagagaccaaCTTAAGAATGTGTGATTGCAGAGTCTGCTTGGTCTTACCTGGTAGCAACATCCACAGAATCTACATCATTGCCATAGATGAGTGGATTGAATTCAGTGGAAGGAGTGGACTGCAGGTCATTAGAAGGCCTTCCCAAGAGAAGTGGGATATCCTGGCCCTCATGAAATTTCTCTAGATTGAGGATGGGCTGGGTGTTGAGACTCATGCTGGCTAGGGCCTATGGAATAAGAAGAAATCCTCATACAAGGCAGATTTCTGGGAGACAAGCCAATAGCATCTCCTAGGAAAGAGGCTTCTTAAAGTTTCCATATCACACTCTCCGCTGAAAAATTTCTGCAACAAAGAACTGTGCTAATATGCAGATCAAGGCCAACCCTTCAAGCCTTAATCTTTGAAATAagaatccaagtttttagtttcTGAAAAATAATCTAATTGTGTAAATTTTCAGCTCAAGCCAACGTAGCTCAAAGCAACCTGACCAGATCTGAAGTCTAGGGCAATGGTTTTCAAACCTTAATCATGAAATCTTGTTATTCAATTGAAATCTCATGTGGTGATATAAACAGCTGAAACATGTAAAAGCAGAGCTTCTCCGAAGGGCACAAGGACATAGGCTGAAGGACATAGGAACCAGAGCCTCAGGGCATAGTGCTCCCAACCTAAACCAGCCcctaagaggcttcaaagtgcAGTCTGAAAGTTACTGGTCTAGACTAGCAGAGCCCAAACTTAATGAGCATAGGAATGACTTAAGGATGTTAAAATTCAGATTCTAATTCAATAAATCTGGGGtgattgtacattttttaaaatcaattttattgatacctattcataaaaattacaatccatccaaagtgtactaattctgcatttttaacaagcccAGGTGATGCCAATGCTGCTGGTCTATTCACCACACTTTAAGTAGCAAGGATCAGAATACAGGGTCAATGAGCCCAGGGATCTTAGCTCCTATAAACATGTGAAGTATAATCCCATATATCAGCCCTTTCATACTAAGGCAATCATCAAGCATGAAACACCAGCAAGGAAAGACAGAGAGATTTCTGAATTTGTAATTCTCACCAGATTCTGTGGTAAAAGATATCATATTATATCCGCAGCAATGAAACAAGTGATACAAAAGGACCCATTTAAATCCAAATAGGTATCACCTAGAGCAGGGGTTTTatcaaggggtccatgagcttgaatagaaattaaaaaaacaacaacattattcttgtgggatgtgttggtgcaggcatgatatatttattaaataacacacagtataatgtggacttagtaaggggtccatggttttcatctgactggcaaaagggtccatggaacaaaaaaggttaagaacccctgaccaagggaagcagacttggctaaCTGCtggaacatccgcctaccacgtgggaggtccagggttcaaacccagggtctcctgacccgtgtggtgagctggttcatGCGCAGTGcggatgcacacaaggagtgccctgccacagaggagtgtcccccgcgtaggggagccccacgcacaaggagtgtgccccgtaaggacagccaccccccGTGAAAGTGCACCCTAtgtgctgacgcagcaagatgacacaacaaaaggagacacagattcccagtgctgctgacagccATGCacgtggacacagaacacacagcaaatggacacggagagcagacaactggcgaggtggggaggggagagatataaataaaaataaataaataaatcttcaaaaaaaaaaaaaaagcctgaccAAGAGGTACTACTAAATACCTCAGACAACACACAGGGAGATTCCTGAAGATCTTTCAGAACAGAGCAAGGATTCCTAAAATTAAATACAGTGCTATCTACTGGTGGTCCTACATAACACATAGAGCAGGACAAGGAAGTGGAGCCTTGTCATGTTTTACCTTCAGGTACTGTACTCAGCAtgcagaagaggaagaaaaaaatccatcaatGTAAGTGGACTTAAGGGACAACTCAAAAAAAGGAACTTTTGAAGGAAGGATTCTATAGGGACCTAGGGATagattcaaaaagaaaatataaaaaagtcaGATTGCCCAAACTACTACCATCTTACAAGACTGAGAGCGCTCCAAGGCCAAAAAGAATGGCAGGTATGGCAAGAAATGGGAATTGATGAGTTGTTTTATATTGCATTGTAATATAATTAGAGGGTAGGAGGGTATTAAATGAATTAGAAGGAATCTAAAAGGCACTTTTTGAGATAATATTCACCCTGCCACCCAGAAATGGGATACAACTCTCCTTAGGCTTCCTACTGCCCACTCAAGGCATAAAATCTGCACCACCTGAAGTTTGAAAGGAAGCTGGCTCTTAGAATAACTGTCTTTCTACCGCAATCCTGTATCATCTAttgcttccctttattttcttcattctttactTGCCTGCTTTAAATGTTTTTTCAGCTCTAATGATTCTGGTTCTGGCAGGATAGGTAGCACTTCTGCATTGGTTGGGGCAATCACCTGCACAAGAGGAAAGATAATAGGCATGTTCTTAGAATTGCTCAGGAGTTTCTCTTACATAACGGTAAATAGAAGAGGAAGTCGTATATACAATATTATCAGGGTACATATGAATTCATGCACACTACATATACTCATATATCTGATATACATACATATCTGAACGGAAATATATCTAAGTGTTATTGGTGATTATCTCAGGATAATAGGATTAcagtttttgctttcttctttacatttatttgtatttgctaAAGTTACAATGAATATATGTAAGGGTATCCTTGAGTCTATTACACTGCAGAATGTCAATAtaagtttgttctttttccccAAGTCTCCATCAAAAGACAGCTTCTTAATGGAAACCAGGCCCCAGGAAAGCCATCAGGAGATGACCTACACCATATGCAATGGTCTGGCAGCCACACCTGCCCTACTGCTCTTGGAGCATGCAGGAGGGGCACTTAGTTCTGGCAAAACTGAATCTTAAAATTCTTTGAGTCCTAACCAAGAGCCTTTTTAGACAACTTACTAGCCAATGAAGTAAAagcagaattgaaaaaaaatggattCAATGAGTCTCATAATAGAAAATAACCCACAACTTAGGTGCCTCTCCTGAGAGCAGTATAGAAAAACAGAACATAATCCTATTCCAGATCCTACAAATGTCTCAGCCAGGAACCTCACCCTACTGCTGTCCAGATCCACTAGCCACACATCATCAGGCATTTTAAAGTCCAGTTTGTAGAGGAAAAAGCTGGCAGGGACCCCAATGATGTATGGGGTTGGAGCCAGCAGCAGCtgtggaaaagagagagaggataagaaacaaagaataaaactTAGCATGATCAATTCCACTTAATGAGTCAGGATTTTTCTATATATGGAAGTTGAGGTCTACAATCCCTTTTCCAAAACTCTTCAAGGTTACATTATGTAACACCTGCAGCAAGGTTGGGGCCCACAGCCTATAATCATTAACATCAATAAAGCATTGGTTTTGCCACCAAAACAGTACTGGTCAGGTTAGATTTTGCTGATAAGTGATTGAGCACTAGTACTGACTGATGACTTCCTTGGGCACTGACTAAGCCCTCTCCCTCAgggagatgagaaatcagcacttaatcttattgggtatctcttgtatgtgattcattgcttttctcttgctgctctcagatttctctttgtctctgacattttgattagtatgtgtcttggagtaggtctattaggatttatttggATTGAAGTATGTTGTACTACTTGGACATGGAAaattatgtccttcaatagggctggacAGAGTTGGGAAGAGTAGAGGTGACAAAGCCAGAAAAGACTCACCTGCTCTGCTGATGCCATGCAGGTGGGAAGCAGTGGGATTACAGGAAACATATACTCCAGGGGGTAAATCATTGCCACGAATGCCATCACAGACATGGAGAGTGCATTGTAGTCTCGGGACTGTAGCACCATCTGCCACAAGCCATACCATAAGGATCACTCAAGAGTAGAATATAAGAAGTAGGAGAAAACACCTTCCAACACTGTACTTTAGTTTCTGTTCCACCATCCCTCCAGCTCTAGGAGCTCGGCTTCCACAATTACCAGTGCCCAATGCCCCAGCTGGCTTGCCACCTCCCAACCCAAGCACCACTGTCATCCTCTTGGGAATCACTCCTTTACTGTCCTAGTTCTTGTacacatacgcacacacacacccccaactCAGGATCACTCACTGAAACAGAACTTTTGATATTTTCAGAGAATTAGGTCAATAAAGTTAGGGATAATTCAACTGAGTAGCAAGCCTGTGAACATATTCCCACACAATACCAGTACCATAATTCAACCCACACCCACTGAGTACCTGCTGTATATCAGGCATCATGTTACCTCCTAGAGACGAAGCAATAAAAAATATGCAGAGATGCAAACTCTGTCTTGAAAGAACACATGGTCTAGCCTCTGCCATTCTTCAAAGCCCTTCCCCTAGAAAGCTGGCCCTCTCACCTTGTGCTCTAACAGGATGCAGGTTAGCACCTGAAGACAGGCGTCTACACCCAGAAGTTCCAAGGGAAGGTGTAATGGAAAATCCACTAGGGTGAATCGAGAGGGGTCTGGGAGAGCAAAGGTCAGAGCTGGCTGAAGCTCCTGGGGTAGGACCTCAATGTCCACTCGCTTCTGCCCAGAGATGGGTACTGGGGAGCGCAGTAGTCGATAGATCCAGGCCTcaatttctcgaaggtcatgcAGAAGGGCACTTGACTTCTCTTCCACAAGCAACGATCCAGTAAAAATGCGCCACATGGTGTCCCTGGAGAACAAACAGCAGGAAGAAGACACGTAAGCATCAGAGGCTGATACCCCACAGCAACCCAATATAATTAGAGGGAGTATTATGATGACAATTGGAAAAGGAGCATCAACAGGAAAGCCCACTCTTTTGGCTCAGACACTACCAGAGGTTATATATGAAGGAGTGAAAAAGTATGCAAAGAATGTATATgtgataaaatatttaggaataaatttaactaaggatgtaaaggacttgtacacagaaaactataaaacattactgaaagaaattaaaaaagatctaataaatgaaaggatatcccatgttcatggattggaaaattagATATTGTTAAAATGTTGTGATGGATTGAACTGCGCatcccagtttggacatgttcttggtcttggtagCATTCTGGTGGCTGTGGACTcactgtaaataagatctcttgggaagtggatgtggcttaagcagttgggtgcctgcctcctgcatgggaggtcccggattcagttcccagtaccgcctaaagaagataagacagcaaactgatgcgACAGctagctgatgcaaaaagatgatgcaacaagatgacacaacaagatgatgcaacgaagagacacaataaggaaaacaataagagacacaacaaccaGGAgcaggtggctcaagccattgggtgcctcccttccccatgggaagtccctggttcagtttctggtgcctcctaaaaagaagataagcacacaacaaacagacacagagagcagacagcaagagcaaaacaaaaaggggcaggggagaaaaacaaattaattaaataaattaaaaataaataaataaaataagatagcttcaagatgttacttcagttaagatgtggcccagctTAATCAGGTTGGGCTTAAACCggattgctggagtcctttataagcagtgGGAAAGTCAGACGGAGAAGGAAGCATGGGGAgtaaccagaagctggaagtcaatggaacccagaagagaaaggagaagatgccacggtatacattgccatgtgaaggaaaagtcaaggaacgagtattgccagcagccagcccctgcatgccacagtcttcaggcaGAATGATTGccttgccaataccttgattttggacttcacctagcctcaaaaccataagccaataaatccctattgCTAAGCCACCATATTataaggtatttgttttagcagttggaaaactaaaacagatgtcaattctacccaaagcaatttacagattcaatgctatACCATTCagaattccaatagccttctttgcaaaaatggaaaagccaatcagcaaattcatatggaagggtaaggggtcttaAATacccaaaatcatcttgaaaaagaacaaagccaGGGGATtcacactttccaatttcaaaacttattacaagctacagtaatcaaaacagtttggtactggcacaaggaaagacatacaaaccaatggaaatgaattaagagttcataaataaaccttcacattgatggtcaattgattttttacaagagtgttaagtccactcaatggggaaagaacagtttcttcaacaaatggtactgggaaaactggatatccaaaagcaaaataatgaaagtgtacccctacctcataccatatacaaaaattaactcaaaatggatcaaagacctaatataagaACTGAAACCATACTTGAAAAAAACACAGGAGCCATCTTCAGGATCTTATACTTGGCAACAGACTCTTAGACTTTACaccgaaagaaaaaatagataaattggatttcattaaatttaaaaaacttttgtgcatcagagGACATTATcataaagtaaaaagacaacctacagaatgtgagaaaatatttggaaactatatatctggTAAGGATTTAACATCAAGTGTTTATAAAGAaatactagggaagcagattggctcaactgataagagtgtctgcctaccatataggaggttcaggatttgaacccagggcctcctgacccatgtagtgagctggcccacactcagtgctgccatgcgcaag
Coding sequences:
- the MADD gene encoding MAP kinase-activating death domain protein isoform X48; the encoded protein is MVQKKKFCPRLLDYLVIVGARHPSSDSVAQTPELLRRYPLEDHTEFPLPPDVVFFCQPEGCLSVRQRRTSLRDDTSFVFTLTDKDTGVTRYGICVNFYRSFQKRMPKEKGEGGAGSRGKEGARVTCASDEVGTESSESGSSLQPPSADSTPDVNQSPRGRRRAKGGTRSRNSTLTSLCVLSHYPFFSTFRECLYTLKRLVDCCSERLLGKKLGIPRGVQRDTMWRIFTGSLLVEEKSSALLHDLREIEAWIYRLLRSPVPISGQKRVDIEVLPQELQPALTFALPDPSRFTLVDFPLHLPLELLGVDACLQVLTCILLEHKMVLQSRDYNALSMSVMAFVAMIYPLEYMFPVIPLLPTCMASAEQLLLAPTPYIIGVPASFFLYKLDFKMPDDVWLVDLDSSRVIAPTNAEVLPILPEPESLELKKHLKQALASMSLNTQPILNLEKFHEGQDIPLLLGRPSNDLQSTPSTEFNPLIYGNDVDSVDVATRVAMVRFFNSPNVLQGFQMHTRTLRLFPRPVVAFQAGSFLASRPRQTAFAEKLARTQAVEYFGEWILNPTNYAFQRIHNNMFDPALIGDKPKWYAHQLQPIHYRVYDSNSQMADALSMPPERASDSDPTDDSGSDSMDYDDSSSSYSSLGDFVSEMMKCDINGDTPNMDPLTHAALGDASEVEIDELQNQKEAEEPGPDGENTQENPPLRSSSSTTASSSPSTVIHGANSEPADSAEMDDKTAVGVSKPLPTVPPSIGKSNVDKHQTEIGEGAQKLLRPNSLKLASDSDAESDSRASSPTSTVSNNSTEGFGGIMSFASSLYRNHSTSFSLSNLTLPTKGAREKTTPFPSLKGNRRALVDQKSSVIKHSPTVKREPPSPQGRSSNSSENQQFLKEVVHSVLDGQGVGWLNMKKVRRLLESEQLRVFVLSKLNRTVQSEEDSRQDIIPDVEISRKVYKGMLDLLKCTVLSLEQSYAHAGLGGMASIFGLLEIAQTHYYSKEPDKRKRSPTESVSTPVGKDPGLTARGDPKTMAQLRVPQLGPWAPSTAGKGPKELDTRSLKEENFVASIGPEVIKPVFDLGETEEKKSQISADSGVSLTSGSQRTDADSVTGVSPAVMIRSSSQDSEVSNSSGETLGADSDLSSNAGDGPGGEGGAHLASSRGTLSDSEIETNAATSAIFGKAHGLKPGVKEKLVGSPVRSSEDVSQRVYLYEGLLGRDKGSMWDQLEDAAMETFSISKERSTLWDQMQFWEDAFLDAVMLEREGMGMDQGPQEMIDRYLSLGEHDRKRLEDDEDRLLATLLHNLISYMLLMKVNKNDIRKKVRRLMGKSHIGLVYSQQINEVLDHLANLNGRDLSIRSSGSRHMKKQTFVVHAGTDTNGDIFFMEVCDDCVVLRSNIGTVYERWWYEKLINMTYCPKTKVLCLWRRNGSETQLNKFYTKKCRELYYCVKDSMERAAARQQSIKPGPELGGEFPVQDMKTGEGGLLQVTLEGINLKFMHNQFLKLKKW